CCAACCTCAATCAAGCGCATCGGTCTATCGAGCTCGTGTCAGCACCGCTCAAGATGGGTCAAGTGATGGCGACTTGTCAGCAGATCGAGACCCTGTCTCTCTCTGCGGAGGGGCTGAAAGATACACTGGTCATCCTCGCTGATGAGTCCTACCTGCCGAGCTTGCTAGACAAGCTACCCGAGGCGGTAGAGACGGCCAATGTCACCATGGGATGGGGCATAAGTCACGCGCGCTTTTATTTGCTGCTGCTAAAGATGATAGAGTTTCAGCTTCGTGTGCACAAAAACAAGGGGAGACAGTTCAACTACAAGGAGATCCAAATGCTGCTGTCGTTTCACGATTTGCTGGGGATCTCAGACGAAGTGGTGGAAGGGTTCAAGGCCAAGTGTTTGGAGCAAAACCAATTTTACTTCAAGTACGAACAGATCGAGGAGGACCTGCCTCAAATAGCCGAACTTTTGGTTGTGGCAGATAGCGCGGAGCAATATTTGAGGTCATTGGTCGAGTTTATCGAACGAATGGAGTTGGAAACTTTGGGTAGCTTGGACAAGTCCGTGGCAATCTTGCTGCATGCGACTTTCAAGCGGTTGTCTACCGCGTATTCTGAATATCAAATTGCCCTACCCATTGCGTCATTGTTGCGGTTGTACAAGAAACTCGGGCAGTCGATGAAGCTGCCATTCACAGGGGAGATCGAGGGAGGCCTACAGGTGATGGGGATTCTCGAAACGCGAAACCTGAGTTTTCGCAAAGTGCTGATCGTAGGCATGAATGAAGGCGCATGGCCCAAGGATTCGAGCCAGTCGTCCTTCATCCCATACAACATCCGAAAGGCCTTTGACTTGCCTACTATGGAACATCAGGACGCCATGCAAGCGTACCTGTTTTACAGGCTCCTCCACAATACGGAGCAGCTTTGGATCACCTACAACAACATCACGGAGTTCAACAAAAACGGGGAATTGAGTCGCTATGTGCAGCAGTTGCAGCATGAGTCAAAAATCCAGTTTGTCGAGTCGTCCGTCTTGACCAAGGTCAGTGCAGACCCCGTGGACAAGATTGTCAAGCAGAAATCCGGAGAGGCATTGAAGCAACTCCAGCGGTATTTGGTAGGGAGTGACCACTCTCGCCGACTGTCTCCCTCTGCATTGAATACTTACATTGATTGCTCGCTCAAATTTTACTTCAACTACATCGAAGAAATCTACGAACCCAATGCAATCAAAGAAGACATTGACCCCTCACTGCTGGGCAATCTGCTGCATCATACCCTAGAGGTGCTCTACGAAGACAAAGGGGTATTGACCACAGAGCGAGTGAAATCACTTGAACAACACATCGAGACGGCGGTCAACCGTTCGTTTGAGGAGCACAAACTGGATGTGGAGAATGCCAACAATACCATCGGTCGCCAGCTGATTGTGCATGAAGTGATCAAGAAGTTCGTACAGTATATCCTACAGGCCGATGCACGCCAAAGTCCGCTGGAGATCGTGGCACTGGAGTCGAAGGACTACACCGTGGATTTCCCAATAGAGATGCACGAAGGTCCAGCCAAAGTCGGACTCAAAGGAGTGATAGATCGTGTGGATCGCAAAGACGATACGATTCGTATCGTGGATTATAAGTCGGGACGTGACAAGCGTGAGTTTACGGAGGTCGAGCAACTGATCGATGCAGAGGCTAAGGACCACCGCAACAAGGGTGTGTTTCAGTTGCTCTACTATTCGATGCTCTACAAGGACAACCATCCAGGGATGCAGAAACCCATCCAGCCTATCTTGTACAACAGCAGAGACCTGCATCAGGTTGATTTTGATGGGCAAATTACTCAAAAGAAAGGGAGAAGATCATCCACTCGTGTGTTGAGTGATTATGCCTGGGTTGAAGAAGAATTTTTGGAAGTCTTGGGGCGCTTGCTTACGGAGATTTTTGATACGGCCAAGGATTTTAGTCAGACGGAGGACTTGGACAAGTGCAAGTATTGCCCCTACATCCAAATCTGTAGACGAGCTTAGCATAGTCATGAAGTACACGGTCAGGGGAAGCTTGCTATAAGCTTTGAACCCTTCGCCTGAGGCATTACTCGGAACCCGAATAGCCCCTCCGTCAGGTTTTTGGAGCAAGTAGGTATCAACCTAGGATTGTTGTTTGGTCACTAGACTATCACTATCTTCGAAGTGTGCAGCCATCTCTACCCTGTGAGCTATTCGCCTTATTGAGAGCTGTCACTACGTAGAAAAATAAAGAACAGTATAAAAGACATAGCAGATATAAAGTGCACTGTGCACTTTACACAAATGTTAGCGAGAACGTATATATGGAAGAAAGATCATTCAAAATATTTGATCCAATTACGAAGGATAAATTAACCGAACATCTAATCGGACGATTACCTCCTAACTCAGCAGTTCTTGATCCTAAGAGTAAATTCGTCAAACAATTCATCGATTACTGTTCAATAGAAAGTGATCTAGAAATGGTAAAACGGTCGATTTCTGAATTAGGCGATATTCGAATTGAAGAATATGAAAAATACAGCAAGGACGATTATGAAGATCCTATTTTATTAATAAAGCGGTCTCTTTTTGTATCTACAATAATCGGGTATTGTAGATGTTTTAATTCATCAAAAGGCAGACTCTCAATTAATCAAGACTTTATAAAACGTAATTTTCCAAACTCTTTAATGAATGCTGACAACACAATCGAATTTCACAATCGAATTGTAGAAATAAGAAACAACTTTATTGCTCATGCTAACAATTATCATTTAGAGCAAGTAATCGCATTTATTCAATTTGAATATATAGATGGTCAGTTGGTATCAAGAATGAACTACGCTGAGGCGGCTAATTACTCATTTCATGAAGATGAACTGGAAAACTTCATGATTTTATCAAGTTTCTTGATGAAGCAAGTGCAAAATAAGAAAGAAAAGGTTTCAGCAAAAATCGTTGAAGAGATGACATATGATGGCTTAATGAAGCTCGGAGCTGAAACGATCCAAAAATCTCGCTAACATTACCTATAAATCCATGGTGGTTTGGTGCTAGAGTCGGTGAGTGGCGGTTTTCTCGGGGGCGGAAAATCTTCGATTTTCTTCACATGGTAGAAAAAAGGTAGTGATGAAAATCGAAGATTTTCCTAGATTGTCACAGAAACAGCCTGCATATCCCAACACCACGGATTATAGCTGGGCGTTAGAGTTCATAAGAAAATTGGCGAGGACATTTCGCTGCTTTTAGAGCGGATTTAAGTCGAATGATATTGGCTGAAAGTGTGGTTTATCCGAAGGATCAAGTTTTGCTCGTCAGGACTCGTTGAAAGCAGTCTTTCCTTTCAAAACGTGGACACGTTGACAAAACTTGAGATTTAAGTTAGGCGAAAATCGCCACAATTTCAAGGGTTAAGCAGTTAAAAAGGACCTCTCTTCTTCAAAAAGACGATTCATAGCCCGGTCTATAACTCATATTTTTTTCAGACCAAAACAGCGTAAAGCAGGGGTAGATTCCAATTTTCAAACGAACAATAACACTGCGTATATTTCATTGATTAACTTGTAAGCTGTTTAAATTAGACGACTGAATGGTCAGCTTACAAATAATCAACGACGCTAAAGCTAAACATACAGTCGACGTTGTATGGCATTGACTACATGAAGAGCAAATTCACATTCTTAGCAATTATCATCATAACTCTCGGATGTACATCTGAACCAATCCGAAGGGGAACGGAAACCTCTAACCTACCAACTCTAGAAATTTCTGAACTGGCGAACAAAATCAACTTCCACGAACAAAAAATTGAGCTAACTGGCTACTACTTCTCTGAATTTGAAATGAGTGGACTTTTCGAACGCAAACGTAGCGATACTAACGAGGCTGTTTGGGTTAACTTTTCAGATGAACTTCATGAGCAAATCACAGATGAACAATTTCTGAAACTCAAAGGCCGAAAGTTAAGAATCCAAGGGACATACAATGCAAAAAGTCGTGGACATTTGATGCAATACATTGGAACGGTTGAACTAGATTTTCTTGAAACTTTGAACTGATGATTCAGAAGCTCTTTAATTTTTTCAAAAGACCTCTAAAGTCTGAGCCAATAGAATATTTCACGTTCCCAACTGGAAAATCAAGGATTATCTTTCCTCGAAACTGGAAAATGTACGCTCACAAAAAAGGCGAATCAACTTTCACATTCTTTAATAAGGAGCTAGATGGAATTCTGTATGCATCTGAACTAACTAACAAAAATCCAGAGTATCAATACACTCGAAATAAATCCTTAGAAATCAACTCAGAGAACTCACCCAAACTGGTTAATATTTCTAAGCATGGTGCAGTCGTTTATTGCAAATCAGATGAATCTGCCAATGTAACATATAAACACTTCGAAATCGGACTCAATCAAACACTACTTCAATTCACTTGGATGACACCATATCCTAATGATGAGAAATTGAACAAAGAAATCGAACTAATTCTAGGGTCAGCTGAAATAGGATAAACGCCATACAACAAACGCTATGAATGAATGGGGTTTCATCAAGCAGGATGTTTTGGTGGGGATTGGAAAGTCCGCCACAATTATTAATTTTAAATTAAGGCGTGGCTATGTGCGAGACGAGAGGTTAGTACTTTACAATCCCCACTCATCATAGCTGAGCGTTGTGCGCAATAAAAAAATGAACACCATATATGAATGAATTTGAAGCATTTGACCCATTAAAGGCTAAAGGAAACGCTGATACGGATGTAGCTGCATTAGCCCAAAAGAGAGAAATCAATAATATCTTAAGTTCTTATGTGGGATGGTATGATCCGTTTTGTGAGTTAATTCAAAACTCTCTGGACTCAGTTGAACTAAGAAATAAATCAGAGGACAATAGTTATTCTCCTGAAATTTGGATAACCGTTAACATTCAAGACAACTCACTTACTGTTACGGACAATGGTGTAGGTTTAAAAGAAGATGAATTCAAACAGTTTCTTTGTCCAGATATTTCTTTTAAATCTGGGGATACTCGTGGGCACAAAGGAGTTGGTGCAACGTATTTAGCATATGGATTCAACTTTATTCAAGTGGCTACTAAAACCTCAGATTTCAGTGCAATTGGCAAAATGGAAGATGCGCGAAAATGGTTAAATGACCAGAACCCCTCTGGAAACCCCAAAATTAAACCGGACACAAGCGGCTCTAAAGACTCTAATTTCGAAAATCTTGACAGAGGTGTTTCTATTTATTTAAAGTTTGATAAACAAACTCATCCTAAAGATTTAAAATGGATTGTTGCTTCAGAAGCTGAATCTTGGGAAAAAATTTTATCAATAAAAACTGGTATTGGTGCTTTCATAGAAAACAACAAAATCAAGGTTCATATAAAAGTTATAGACAGAAATGGTAAAGAAACAGAAACTACCAAAGAAGGGACTAAATACTTTTCACCTCATGAACATGTTAAAAAATCCGCGTCAGTATCCGAATTAAAAGCTAAAGAACTTGAGCTCTTCCAAAAGAAAGGCGCCAACTTTAGTATGCCTTCAAAGTTTAAGAATCTGGATTCAATATATCAAAAATGGAATGCCGAAGAAATTCTTGCTTTGGAGAAAGCTAAAGAAATTCGATTAACAGAGGATGAAAAAGAAATCTTAAAATCCCATACACCTCAAATATATGTAGTGTATGTTTATTCATTGAAGATTTGGGAAGCCATCAACAATTCTTTAAATATCAGAAGTGGGCAATCATTAGCGTATGGAGGAATTCAAATAGGAGCTAATAATATGCCACAAGGAGAGACCATCCAGATACCTTTAAATAGAAATATTGGACGTCAAAATCAGATTCATGTGTTCATTCATTTTGACAATTGTAGCCCAGATTTAGGTCGCAAAGGGTTTCAGAGTGAATTTGTTGATTTTGCAAAAGAAATTTCGAAGAAAATAGCAGATGGACCTCTCCTTAAAATTAAGAAGTATCTAAAAACAAATACTGGAAGTACACCTAATCTAACAAGGGAAGCAAAAGTTGAGGATTGGAAAAAGGAAATGGAGGAACACGAAACTAACAAACCCTTATTGATTCAAAATCCGAATTTTTTCCTTCCTTCTCGAGAGATTGCCATTACTTCTATACCAACTCGTGAACAAGATGTCATTGCACTTTTTAATCAGCTATTAGCTGGTGGTGTGATACGTGGAATACGTGTAATGTCTACGAATGAGAGATTAACTTATGATGGTTTGGTACGCGTCATTATTGACCCTCCAAAAGAACACCATTTGTATAATGAAGAAACGAATCCTTTGGGAGTCCTGGAAGAAAATGTTGAAGGAATTAATTTACCTTTCAAAAGCTCACCAAGGATACTTGAATATAAGTTCTCCCTTGATGGTTTAATTGAGGACATTGAAAATGGAAACAAAAATTCAAATGATGTAAGTATTGTGGTTTGTTGGGAAACGGGAAAAGAATATGAACAGAATTATTCCATTACATCTTTAATAAACCCTGACAATTTAAGTTTAAGAGAATATCACGGTATAACCCACACTATGACCAACATAAGTTCAGGACAGAAAGAAATGGATTTGATAGTCCTGAGTGAACTTATCGATTTTCTTAACGATCCTGATTCAGCCATTGAATTTCAGGAAGAAAAATATGAAGAATAAAGCGCACAACAACATATATAAGCCATACCCTTCGGGATACGGCTCATATACAAACCTTATACACCACTTATCCTAAATGATACAAAAATTAGACAAAGTTCAGAAAGAGAGAATTAAGAGGCTCGAACCAGCCTTAAAACAAGCGGCCAAACGCGGTGATTTACAAACAGCAAAATCTATAATCGTTGACCTGCAATCTATCTACTTACCTAAAGGTCATGATGCAAAACTCATGATGGCAAAAAACAGACTTTTTGAATCAGCTATGGAAGCTGGCAAGCTTGATTTTGCTGAAAGGGGTCTAATTGGTGTACGTCAGAGAGTCAATAATCGAACGAGGGTATATTTAGAAGCATCATCACTTCTTGCAATCTGCTATTTGCGACAAAGTGATTTAGTTAAAGCTGAGCCAATAATTCAGGAGGTACTATCAAACGATCAAGTAATTAAGTCACAACCGAAGCGCGAAGAATTTAGGAAACAGATAATCACAAGGTTTGACCAAGAGGGAGCTCTTTTCGCGATTAAGGAGAACTTTGCTCAAAAATTAGACCCAAAAGAGATTCAAGACGAAGCGGGAATACTAATAGCGTCATCTAAATCTGAAGAAGATCTTTTCGAAGATATTGGGAAGGAAGTTCCAGAGCATGCGATCAACATACTTCTTAGAATAGATGAGTTTTCAAAGAACCTTCTACCTTCAGCAGAGAGGCTCAAATTACCACCACCCAAACAAGCCATCCAAACGAAGCAAGTAGGCAAAACTATATTCTCTTCTGTAAAAAGAGTTTTGTATAAATCATTATGCGATAAAGAGAGTGATATTTATCAAGCTTGGTACAAACAAGGAATGGGTGCAATCCTAAACAAGTATTCAATCGGAATCGCTGTTTCTGAGGCTTTTATTAATCTTGGTATTGGTGTTAAAGCTCTGGCTGTGCCGGTAATTGCACTAATAATGAAATTTGGAATTGAAATATACTGTGATCAATATGCACCCACCGATATAATGGGTATGAGGTGAAAAGGTGTATAACATCATACATCAAATCATGCTTTTGGCTACTAGAGGAAAGGTTTTGAGTTTACTCTAGCCCCGCTGAATCGCAGATTCAGCTATTTTGCATCCGAAACTTAACTACATAAAAAACGCACGCTTGATGTATAGGCGTTACCTAGCATAAAGAAATGACAGTCGAATCCAGTCTCAAGAGGCAGTACAACACCAAATTATCTTCCGAACTGTATGAGATTGCGAATAGTCCGAAATACCAGAGCGATGCAAGATCAGCTGCCACAAAATTACTTGAAGAACGAGACGAAACTGAACTATTGAAGAAGCTCAAACCTGAATATTCCAAGTATGATCTTATAGACTTACTAAATATATTGAAAGACTATCGGTTGAACTTCTCAACTTCCTCAGATACTTTAAAGATTTACAGAGACAATAAGACCGGATTAACGGGCATGAGCCTAATAGGAATTGGCGTTTTATTAGCATTCATGTGCATTATCTATTTTTCTTTAGGAAATCAATCTGCAGGTATAAGATGGATGTACATTTCAATAGTAGCTCTTGTTGCAGGATACATAAGAATGGGATTCTACGATTTTAAGTACTTCATTCTGAACTCGAACTCTATAACGATTAAAAGAGGTTTGAACAGAAGAAAATTCACTTCCCAATATTCACCTTTCGATTTTGAATCATTATCAGTCAATCAAAGTGGCAAGAACACCTGCGTGATGCTTAACCTCAGAAATTCACAACCCGAAGTTGCTGTCGAACTAAGAACCAAGAACTACGGAGCAACATCAGAATACGCAAACGCCTTATGTATTCGCTTAACTGAATGGCTAAAAAACGCTAGGTAACAGCGCGTATAGCGAATGCCCATGCCACCACAACGAAACGCTACAGGTAACAGCTCCGCCGCTTCGCTCGGGAATCGATAGAATAGCGAGGAATGGTCATTCGTAAGCCAATCAGCCTCGATCAACAGGAATGGCTAAACAGACTTTTGCAGTATCGAGCGATTCGCCTATCTTAGATACCTGTGAGGGCACATCGTCCTACACAGGCGTTAGAGACAATTGCACCTTGAAAACAATCTCCCTTCCAGAACAATTAATTATCAATAAAGGCTCAAGCGTTGTAGCCTTCGATTACCAAGTGGAGCAAGAATCGACCAAACAGCAAGTAAACCTATCTATGAATACCTTCAGTTTCCTGACCGAAGGGAATAAAGAGGTTTACTCAGATACGAAATTTAGTGCCATTTCGAATAGCGAATTCCTTTTAATGAAGTCAGGTAAGTGCCTTATGACGGAGAAATTTACCGATACGCTGAAAAGGTATAGAAGCATTCTTTTCTTTTTCACGGATGAAGCTCTGCTACGCTTTATAAGGAAATACTCTATTGTGCTATCCAAGATGACAGAAAGGAAATCAGTTCAATCCATTAAATATGATGATTACCTACGATCTTTTGCTAAGAGTCTTGCTCACCTAGTCAACCTATCTTCTGTTCACAGGGATAAAGTTCTACAAGTAAAGTTTGAGGAGCTCATGCTGTATCTGATTGATAAGGAGGGGGTGGAATTACTCTCTTCATTCGTAATTAGTACAAACGAACATGAACATCACTTTCAGGAAATAGTGGAAAACAACAAGCTCAACCGACTAACAATCAATGAACTCGCCTTCTTGTGCAACATGAGTATATCTACTTTTAAGCGAACATTTGAGAGACAATTTCATACTTCTCCAAGTAAATGGTTTCAGGAAAGAAGGTTAGAATATGCCGCCTTGTTACTTAAAAGCGAGGGAAAAAGACCCACCGATATTTATTTACAAGTTGGCTATGATTCACTGACCAACTTTATTCAAGCCTTCAAATCCAAGTATGGAATGACTCCAAAGCAATATCAATTGGATTGAGCTTTTAGCAATACTTTTTGAGCCAGCTCAACTAACGGCACTGTTGAATTAGAAATGATATTTGTCCACGAATTTAAAATATACAATTATGAAAAAGATAATCTTATCGGTTGCCTTTGGCATCATCACTCAAGTGTCATTTAGCCAATCAACATTTACTTTGTCAAGTCAGAATCTCGGAGGACAAGCAACTTTAACAGAAGAGTTTAATGGTTTTGGTTGTGTAGGCAAGAACGAGTCGCCTCAATTAACATGGAAGAATGCTCCTGCAGGAACTCAAAGCTTTGCCGTGACGATGTATGATCCAGATGCTCCAACAGGAAGTGGGTGGTGGCATTGGGTAATGTTTGATATCCCGTCGGATATAAACGAATTAGTTAGTAATGCTGGAAATGTCTCGGCCGACCTTGCGCCAAAAAATGCTATTCAAAGTATCACCAATTATGGAGCTAAAGGATATGGCGGTCCTTGCCCACCCGAAGGTCATGGACTACATAAATATGTAATTACCGTATATGCCTTGAAAACAGCAAAGCTAGGCTTAGATGAAAACACAAATCCGGCAATAGTAGGATACTATCTATGGAGCAATACTATAGCGAAAGCAAGTATAATCACCTACTATCAAAGAGAGAAAAAGTAAAAGTCTCTAACAAACGATAGGGCACATGGTAGACACTCAGGCTAAATGCCCTCTAACGAAAAACGGTCTCACAGCAGTGAGACCGTTTCATGGTCTGATACTAAACATTGCTGATAATACCGGCCAGTTCCTCAAAACTGACATCATCGCCATTGGTGATTCGTGCACAACACTTCTTGGGGAGGGACCCAATACCAACAAAATAGAAGGAGAATAAGAATGATACAATACAAAATTGATAACATCAGAAAAGAAGAATATCAGGAAGTTGTAAATGTTTGGGAAGCCTCAGTTAGAGCAACTCATGATTTTTTGAAAGAGGAGGATATTGAATATTTCAAACCCTTGATTTTAAACACATACCTTGATGCGGTTGACTTGAGATGTGTCAGGAACGAAAAAGAAGAAATAATAGGGTTTAGTGGCGTTGCTGATGGTAATCTTGAGATGCTATTTATACACCCAGATGTAAGAGGAAATGGTATCGGGAAAGTACTTTTAGAATATTCAATCAAAGAACATAAAGTTACAAAAGTTGACGTGAATGAAGATAATAAACAGGCTGTTGGATTTTATGAGAAGTTTGGATTTAAAACATATGAACGTTCAGAGTTAGATTCATCAGGAAAACCTTATCCGACTTTACATATGAAACTAGAGAAATAAGAAAATACGAAATACTAACAACTCAAAAACCTTCTAAAAAGGCATTTGAGCAGGGTTTATGCGTTTTGAGCAAAAACTTAGCTTACCTGAGCCTGAAGGTAAGCTTACCAAAGCCCCAACCTAAGCTTACTGCAGGGTGAACCTAAGCTTACCTCGACCCTGAGGTAAGGCAACATGGGAGCCGAACTAAGCTTAGGTTGGACAGGTCAGGTCTTATCCCCCTCCCAATCCCAAATATAGCACCCATCTCATGGCGTTTTGTGCTATTCGAAGGGGTTTGCCTGTAGCCTTGGGAAATATCGACGGGAAATACTAGTTTGGCCTCACCAAGCCGATCAGCAGTCGGCATCCTGCAGCATAAGTTCGAGAAATAAGTACACGATCAAGGGAAGCTTGCTATATGCTTTGGCCCCTTCGCCTGAGGCATTACTCGGAATCCGAATAGCCCTTCTGTAGGTTTTTGGAGCAAGTAGGTATCAACCTAGGATTGTTGTTTGGTCACTAGACTATCACTATCTTCGAAGTGTGCAGCTATCTCTACCCTGTGGGCTATTCGCCTTATTGAGAGCTGTCACTACGTAGAAAAATAAAGAACAGTATAAAAGACATAGTAGATATAAAGTGCACTGTGCACTTTACACAAATGTTAGCGTGCATGGCGAAAGACCGAAGATCTACCAGAATGGAAGAAGAAAAACTAAGTGAACATCAACTTAAACGACTTGTCATCAAGGAACGAGAGAAGTCGAGAAAAACAGAGTTAATTGCCGTAACCATTCTTGCGATAGTAGCCTTAATTGCGACAATTATTTGGGGTATTTTCAGAACACAATAATTCCGCATACATTGAGATCAAAAAAACTAAGAGGGCTTAAAAGAAGACAAAAGAATATTGATAAATGGTTCGAAGGGCATCAACGAATTAACCTTGAAATTCTAAAGGAGTCGAAGTACTATTATTGCAAGTCAAAAGTAGATCCTTGGTCTAACCTCTACTATGAAGTAGATTATCCTGCGAATTACAGAAGACAGCTGTTTTCTCATCTTTTGAGTATCTACGAACTTTGGAAGAAACAACTAGAAGATAACTTTGATGACTTCTATCTTGCGATTTGGTTAAACGATAGACGATTTATCGATTCTCAAGTAGTATCAGCAATTGGCGACCGAGCTGAACATTATCAACAAATGTGGAACCTTCATGAAGAACCTTTGAAATTTCCTATCAAACTATTTAACAACGAAGAAGATAGAGTTTCTATGTTTCATTGGGATTCAACAGAAGATGAGGATTTAGTGTTTGAGTCTGAATATTCTGATCTCGATATTAATGATTATTGGAGCCCTGAAGATTTTTTTGATGACGTTAGATCATATAGGAAACTTGTGAAAAACAATACACCAACCCGAACGATACAAACTGAAGATGGAATAGAAAAGGCGTTTGTACTAAAACGGGGAAACACATGGATTGGCAAACAAAAATAACGACACGCTAACATCACCTATCCTCCATGGTGATTCCTGCTAGAATTGAGGTTGGCGGTTTCTACTAGCACCGGAAAATCTTCGCTTTTCCTCACATGGTTGAAAAAAGGTAGTGATGAAAATCGAAGATTTTCCTAATTTGTAACCGAAACAAAACACACGTCAAGCACCACAGAGGATAGCTAGGCGTTGTGCTTCATTTAGAAAAAAAATAAATGGCTCGTAAAAAGCAGAGAGTCTTCCAACATGAAATGGAGGATGAATCTTATAAAATTATTAAGGATGTATTACCAAATAACTGGGTAATTCGAGAATTTAATAGACCTGATTATGGAGTCGATATAGTTATCGAAATCTTTGACAAAGTAAATGAAAAGGTTTCAGAGGCATTGGGAGAGTATTTGTATGTTCAAGTTAAGTCAGTACAGTGTATAGAAATAAAGACCGAAAAAATATATCCTGTTGGAAACGTAGCAAAAGTTGGTTGGAGAGAAGATAAGAGTAAATATTTTAACATAGATGTTATTAAGTTTGTGATAGACACGGACAGCATTTACACAATTCAATCTCTTGGCTCTAGTATTTCTTTTCTCTTATTTGTTGTCGATATAGATACAAGGAAAGTGTATTTCATTTGTCTCAATGATTATATAGACAAAATTCTATTTCCGAGAAACCCCAATTACGGATCTCAAAAAGATGTAACTATAACGATTCCTGTCTTAAATGAGTTATCGTTAAAGCATATAAGTAAGCCAGCCTTAGAATATTATGGAAAGCGTGCAAAGATGCTGTCAGCATTTGCAAAGTTTGCCTATCAAAAAAATGAAATCAATCATTTATTGAATTATAA
The DNA window shown above is from Reichenbachiella sp. 5M10 and carries:
- a CDS encoding DUF4365 domain-containing protein, yielding MARKKQRVFQHEMEDESYKIIKDVLPNNWVIREFNRPDYGVDIVIEIFDKVNEKVSEALGEYLYVQVKSVQCIEIKTEKIYPVGNVAKVGWREDKSKYFNIDVIKFVIDTDSIYTIQSLGSSISFLLFVVDIDTRKVYFICLNDYIDKILFPRNPNYGSQKDVTITIPVLNELSLKHISKPALEYYGKRAKMLSAFAKFAYQKNEINHLLNYKDFPLFTYRDSLANEANIYADEIKTQVLYFIEQIEYLEIWDYQNWQPLPLAKTEIKQLKKSLLDGTEMNTVKLEIIRVWHGLTNLGNMYEELTREWYMPKYLSFMMSYPEVPESIEVKK